The DNA window CGAGCGGGGATGCCGACGGAAGACAACCGCGAGACGGAGAACCGGCGGGAACGGGAGATGGCATCACGGCAACGGTACAGTGCCCGGCAACCACGGGGACGACACATCCCACGgcgacagggacagagacacgaGGGAGTACCCACTTTAGAGGGGTATGGAACACTTTACAGCTTGCTTGCCCTTttgagaggagatgagaaaggAATGATGCTTGCTTGTGTAGCGACATGGTTCAGTTTCCTTGAGGAAGGAATTCAGGAAATGACTAAGATGTTTCTCATTGTCTTTCTGCAGAATCATCCAGCAGCTAGTAAATGGAATCATAGCACCCACAGCCATGGCACCAAACATTGGGATGGGACCATGgtatgtgttattatataaatacCCTCATACTCTATGTTGTGTCTGTGAACATACTAGTTGCTTTGAGTTTCTAGTAATTTCTTGGAATATTCTTGATAGGGGCATGCTACACTCAAATCCAATGGACTATGCTTGGGGTGCCAATGGACTTGATGCTATCATTACCCAGGTATACCCAAATCCTCTACACTTCACAAGGGATTCAATTACATGCAATGACATCAAATTCTGGTGACATTTCCACAACCTAATAATACAACTTTCCCTCTCTGCCCTGTAGTTATTGAATCAGTTTGAGAACACGGGTCCTCCTCCtgctgacagagagaggataaagaCCCTGCCCACCATCCAGATCACAGAGGAACATGTGGGTGAGTCAACAAATGATCAAGCAACCACAGAGGTCAAAGGTCCTATTAAAGGAATCATTCACCACAAAATAGGTTCTCTTTAATTCTAGGTTCCAGTTTAGAATGTCCTGTGTGCAAAGAAGACTACAGTGTCGGGGAGACTGTCAGGCAACTTCCGTGTAATCACCTGTTTCACAATGACTGTATAGTACCATGGCTGGAACAGGTATGTGGGCTGCGTTTACACCACATTTTCATTCATTTAAATGTAGTggtgtgcatgtatgtgttcTCATTGAAGAAGATGTTAGCTGAACCTCTTTTGTCTGTGTCCTACTCTTCCTCCCTCAGCACGACACATGTCCAGTGTGCAGAAAGAGCCTCAGTGGACAGAACACAGCTACGGACCCCCCGGGACTATCAGGAATTaacttctctccttcctcctcctcctcatcctcctccaacTCCCCCAGTAACGAGAACGCTGCCAACAACTCCTAGACCTCCATCACCATCAAACCTCGATAACACCTCCTGCAACAACCAACACCTCATCCCCACCCCAGGCAGACTTACACCCCCACTCTACCATTGGCTCAGGAGAGTCAGGAGGGCCACCTCTCTCAGAGCTCTGCTAAGCCCACTGGGAGAAGCTGCTGGAGAGATAACTCTACTCTGGAGGTGAAACAAtaaaccggttcagggaacacaACTGAAAACCGGGAAATAAAGAAATTATTTGAGGAACAGAACCCGAATCGAaaacgaaagtgatctatacagttccggaacagaaccgttattttaaaaggaTGGGAACCGGTTAGTAACGTTCTTTCAcgttccaggcatttttttccagtcccacaaaaatTGCAACAAAGCGCCAATACAAAGCCCTcatgtctgcctgccagctggaaatctttgctagtgggtgtgcgtgtgtgtgtaggctacctgcccctcccctctgAAGCATAGGTTACTGTATCCTACTGACGACATAACAAGTGTGTTTTTCACTGCTGGTGAAGGATACTATAGTTGTCATGTTTCACATTggttttattaactacaaaaaggaaAGATGTTTTTAATTATAATGCTGCTCTgtacacacaagcttgttagctagcgagctaacgTTTGCTCTGGTCCAATGTTAAACCAACtcggaagttcaaagacattaaaagttcctccatagaagctaCTCCTCCATAGGTacaattctgtgggcctaattcagataatccATGTCTTAACAAGTTGCCCAGCACTTCAAGGCAAGCTTCCTCcatcctcgctctctcctcaccctcaaAATGTCAGTTGCATCTCACACCTTACACTGTGACTGGCAGCACAGTGTGTATGTTTGTCTTTCATTATGATTAAACCATGCTGTTATGACGAAATAATACAATTTGCTCTTAACGACCTTCCTGTACAGATGAAATCGGTAACACGCTCCACAGAAAGATGCTGTATCCGCACTGATTAGTAATTTAATGTTGAGCAAAttataaatatatttaagatgtttAAAACAGAAAGGAACAATATAAACCAGTACTGTTTTGGTGTTTGAACCATTTCAGAACTTTTCAGAATGAaaaaaataatggttctgttcagaacgaaacgattggaaaataatttcgGTTCCAACCCCTGCAATAAACACAAAGTTTATTTTACCCCCCTTTTTATTGTGAACTTTGAACACAAATCATTCCTCCCCATGAGTGTGTGAACTGGAGTGGACGCTGGCACTGTTCCTGTTGCGATGCTTCTGTTAAGGGAAGGAGTGAAGACTAAAATGAAactggaggaagaggatgatgagcACAGACTGAGGTATAATAGTATCCACAGAAGAACTGAGAGTGTGCTTGAACCGGAATGGACTACGATTTGACTTCTTGCCACAAGATGGGGACACATTTTATATTTAAAagggttttctttttttctttttcttttttacattcaACTGTGGTCTTACAGACTTCCatgctgaaggagagagagatgtgtacaTAGAGGTATTCATATTAGGAACATAAACAAGCAGGTCAACCACTGTACAGCCAACTAAAGAATATCTTACGGAGAGAACTGAGTGTATGCATCTGATTTTAGGATTATTTATTTGCACTTCTGTGTTTTGTTTTGCACAACATTTTGTTTGGTTTCAAGAATGTGACTTTTGGGAAATTACTACTGACAAAAAATAGTATTGCATCTCTCTGAACAGTCATTTTAAGGCTCATATTGTGATTCTCACATTAGTCTCAATTTATCTGCATTTTCAAAAGTTTTGGTATTCTCTAATTTCTTGTAGGCTACAATCAATTGACAAGATTATCTTACTATATCTTTCTAAAATGGAAAGCAAGTTCTCACTATGTATGTTTCCTCCTTGAATATCCCGTACAATGAATTTCAGTTCAATGCATTTTAACCTGTTCTAAGTTGTTGGGGTAAAAgcataataaaataccaaaaccgGACTATACTGCAGTATTGATCATAGCACTACTACAGTATTAGTAGAAATTGGGTTTTCTTCTGGAAGATTCTAGAATGTTTTTTGATTGGTGAAATGTGAGGTGTCTGAAATCGAGTGCCTTGTTCCAATACTATAGAAAAGCACCCTTCCTTCTTCCCTTCCTTGTAGTAAATTCTCACTGATTATTCCCGATAGGTGAAAGTACTACAGTAGCTCCAATAAGGTCATGTCAGCTCAGTAGTTAGTCACTTCAAGGAAGGTAGGTACCAGGTAGGAACTACTGTAGGAAGGATGCATTTTTTTAAAGCAACCCATCAGGGCCCTGAACTATATTACATATCAATGGCCTTAAGCCAGGCATTCCACCGCttagacgttgcatgcatcaaccaatggttgcgtgccacgaCATCGACTGTGCCGTTGACTgtgtcatcgactgacagattgctataatATATGATGTGGTAAACTGATAGGTAAAATACCtgtccaggcgttgtaagatctggcaacGTCTAAGCAGTGGAACGTGACCATTATGTGAAGCTATTATACAATATTTGCTAAGTGTTGCCATGCTGCAGAACACTTACAGCATGCTGATTAGTAACCCAATCAACAGGGCTTAATTATGAGCTCAACCATGGAGCCAATCATAGCTCTGCTCCCTCAGGAGCCTTGTCTTGAAGGAGGAAATGGAGGAAGAGTGATGTCCTAGGCCGCAGCCTCTGGAAACATGTGGCCATTTAACACTTCTCACCCTGCCGAATGCACTCTCCTTTTCACTATGTGTATTTTATCGCCTTTTCAAAGATGTTACCTGACGTTGTACTGTTGACTCTTTATGTGCATAGTAcagtgtattttgtgtgttctttGTAGCCCAGCCTAAATATTCCCCTAACCGCTACCCCTAGGCTTGCACCTATTGTCACTGAAGGGATCATGGGAACATTTCAATGTTATTTCAGACCAAGCAATGTGTCGATAAAGATTAAAGTATGTTCTAGTGTGTGTGAAGACCCCCCACCCAAGTCATGTCCTTATCAGTCCTGCTGGTGAGGCTCATCTGTGTAAACTGTAGCTCTCCTCTCTACTGCTGCAGCCCTATCAGCGTAACTCATTATGACCCATTTAGAGCTgccttatctttctctctctctctctgtgtgtgtgtgtgtgtgtgtgtgtgtgtgtgtgtgtgtgtgtgtgtgtgtggtgtgtttggaggTGGGAAATGAGAGAAGGAAGAAAGGGGTGGGGAAAAgaacagaaatagagagaaagagaccaccCTGGCCTGGTGTTATCCACACCGTCATCTGATTGGCTTCCTGAGACGatcaggaggtggaggaggatagAGAAGTGTAAAGCATTATTCCTGTGTTCCTCTCACTAAACCTTTCCCTGTGCATGACTGACATGTTTATTGTTACTCTATGAATATGCTATGACCAGTCCTCATTTACATTTGAcgttttagttatttagcagacttACAATTCGTGCATTCGTCTTAAGATAGGTTGGTGaaacaacacatcacaatcgTATCATGTACACtttccctcaacaaagtattTATGATCAgggactccgctgtcctgacTAGGGGGAAGcatgttccaccattggggtgccaggaccgAGAAGAGCtatga is part of the Salmo trutta chromosome 31, fSalTru1.1, whole genome shotgun sequence genome and encodes:
- the LOC115169405 gene encoding E3 ubiquitin-protein ligase RNF126, coding for MAEAPLRPCRFFCHQCSAEINPRLPDYTCPQCESGFIEELSEERSTENESTSIASTSDQNRPTFEIMDHQHMFTFPPGYGQFSLGIFDENFDLRAGMPTEDNRETENRREREMASRQRYSARQPRGRHIPRRQGQRHEGVPTLEGIIQQLVNGIIAPTAMAPNIGMGPWGMLHSNPMDYAWGANGLDAIITQLLNQFENTGPPPADRERIKTLPTIQITEEHVGSSLECPVCKEDYSVGETVRQLPCNHLFHNDCIVPWLEQHDTCPVCRKSLSGQNTATDPPGLSGINFSPSSSSSSSSNSPSNENAANNS